The following coding sequences lie in one Streptomyces venezuelae genomic window:
- a CDS encoding beta-N-acetylglucosaminidase domain-containing protein translates to MQLRRRKSAAAVAVAVIAGALGGAPGALADPGAPGAPVTLPDGDTTTGSRLPSVWPRPQSMTASGTAVTIGDDVVLVVPRGDRNDHGDHGDHDPYALKALRDHLHATGARRVTEVRDGDPLPAGNTLVVRAGGTGADRALRSLGARERGDLPKGGYRLAVGHVDGRATVALAGTGDDGLFHGVQTLRQLTGSPAPRTVPGVQIRDWPGTAVRGLTEGFYGTPWTREQRLAQLDFMGRTKQNRYLYAPGDDPYRQARWREPYPADQRADFRALAKRAEAHHVTLAWAVSPGQAMCLSSDRDVRDLTRKIDAMWALGVRAFQLQFQNVSYSEWHCEQDAGTFGSGPEAAAKAQARVADAVAAHLAARHPGAAPLSLMPTEYFQDGTTEYRAALSRALDRRVEVAWTGVGVVPRTITGRELAGARKAFGPHPLVTMDNYPVNDFAQDRIFLGPYTGREPAVATGSAALLGNAMEQPSASRIPLFTAADYAWNPRAYRPHESWLAAIDDLAGGDAKARGALRALAGNDASSVLGADESAYLRPLMDDFWEARTTPDRARRERAAKALRAAFTVMREAPRRLADSELDDEVRPWIDQLARYGEAGETAVDLLAAQSAGDGAAAWRGSRALAKLRKELKGSGVTVGEGVLDPFLARTQKAYAAWAGFDVKQPSHSTTTARFGRDRTLAAVTALTDPGTEGTVEAHVPGEGWQRLGALAGSGFTELHLTEQHKGLRADAIRASAPDGSVRHLVPWFADTPDARLSLSRTEADAEIGGGPLRISAKLRSLRPGDVSGALRAKAPKGIAVRVPARSTLPRGTDVDVPVDITVPAGTRAGTYDIPLTFGDETRTVSVRAFPRTAGPDLARGAKASSSGDETKDFPASAAVDGDPETRWSSPAEDGAWWQAELAEPVRLGQVVLRWQDAYAAGYRVQTSADGRTWRTAATVRDGRGGRESVRMDARDTRFIRVQGDRRATRFGYSLWSVEAYAVADK, encoded by the coding sequence GTGCAGTTGCGGCGCAGGAAGAGCGCGGCCGCCGTCGCGGTCGCCGTGATCGCGGGCGCGCTCGGCGGCGCGCCGGGCGCCCTCGCGGACCCGGGGGCGCCCGGCGCTCCCGTGACCCTCCCGGACGGCGACACGACGACGGGCTCCCGCCTCCCCTCCGTCTGGCCCCGCCCGCAGTCGATGACCGCGTCGGGCACCGCCGTCACGATCGGCGACGACGTCGTCCTCGTCGTCCCCCGCGGCGACCGCAACGACCACGGCGACCACGGCGACCACGACCCGTACGCCCTGAAGGCCCTCCGCGACCACCTGCACGCCACCGGCGCCCGGCGCGTCACCGAGGTGCGCGACGGCGACCCGCTGCCCGCGGGCAACACCCTCGTCGTACGGGCCGGAGGCACGGGTGCCGACCGTGCGCTGCGCTCCCTGGGCGCCCGTGAGCGCGGCGACCTGCCGAAGGGCGGGTACCGGCTCGCCGTGGGACACGTCGACGGCCGTGCCACGGTCGCCCTCGCCGGCACCGGTGACGACGGCCTCTTCCACGGCGTGCAGACCCTGCGGCAGCTCACCGGCTCCCCCGCCCCGCGCACCGTCCCCGGCGTGCAGATCCGTGACTGGCCCGGCACCGCCGTGCGCGGCCTCACCGAGGGGTTCTACGGCACGCCCTGGACCCGCGAGCAGCGCCTCGCCCAGCTCGACTTCATGGGCCGCACGAAACAGAACCGGTACCTCTACGCCCCCGGCGATGACCCGTACCGCCAGGCACGCTGGCGCGAGCCCTACCCAGCGGACCAGCGCGCCGACTTCCGCGCCCTGGCGAAGCGGGCCGAGGCCCATCACGTCACGCTCGCCTGGGCCGTCTCGCCCGGCCAGGCCATGTGCCTGTCGTCCGACCGGGACGTCAGGGACCTCACCCGCAAGATCGACGCGATGTGGGCGCTGGGCGTGCGCGCCTTCCAGCTGCAGTTCCAGAACGTCAGCTACAGCGAATGGCACTGCGAGCAGGACGCCGGGACGTTCGGCTCCGGCCCGGAGGCCGCGGCGAAGGCGCAGGCCCGGGTCGCCGACGCGGTCGCCGCCCACCTGGCCGCGCGCCACCCCGGCGCCGCCCCGCTCAGCCTCATGCCGACGGAGTACTTCCAGGACGGGACCACGGAGTACCGCGCGGCGCTCTCGCGGGCGCTCGACCGCCGGGTCGAGGTGGCGTGGACGGGTGTCGGCGTGGTCCCGCGGACCATCACGGGGCGCGAGCTCGCGGGCGCCCGCAAGGCGTTCGGCCCGCACCCGCTGGTCACGATGGACAACTACCCCGTCAACGACTTCGCGCAGGACCGTATCTTCCTCGGCCCCTACACCGGCCGCGAGCCCGCCGTCGCCACCGGCTCGGCCGCCCTCCTCGGCAACGCCATGGAGCAGCCCTCCGCCTCCCGCATCCCCCTCTTCACGGCCGCCGACTACGCCTGGAACCCCCGTGCCTACCGCCCCCACGAGTCCTGGCTCGCCGCCATCGACGACCTCGCGGGCGGCGACGCGAAGGCGCGGGGCGCGCTGCGGGCCCTCGCGGGCAACGACGCGTCGTCCGTGCTCGGCGCCGACGAGTCCGCGTACCTGCGGCCGCTCATGGACGACTTCTGGGAAGCCCGTACGACGCCGGACCGGGCACGCCGCGAGCGCGCCGCGAAGGCGCTGCGCGCAGCCTTCACCGTGATGCGGGAGGCCCCGCGCCGCCTGGCCGACAGCGAGCTCGACGACGAAGTACGCCCCTGGATCGACCAGTTGGCACGCTACGGCGAGGCGGGCGAGACGGCGGTCGACCTCCTTGCCGCCCAGTCCGCCGGCGACGGCGCGGCGGCCTGGCGGGGCTCGCGCGCCCTGGCGAAGCTGCGGAAGGAGCTGAAGGGGAGCGGCGTCACCGTCGGTGAGGGCGTCCTCGACCCGTTCCTCGCGCGGACGCAGAAGGCGTACGCGGCCTGGGCGGGATTCGATGTGAAGCAGCCGTCGCACAGCACGACGACCGCCCGCTTCGGCCGCGACCGCACGCTCGCCGCGGTGACGGCGCTGACCGACCCCGGCACGGAGGGCACGGTGGAGGCGCACGTTCCGGGCGAGGGCTGGCAGCGACTCGGCGCACTCGCGGGGAGCGGCTTCACGGAGCTGCACCTCACCGAGCAGCACAAGGGCCTGCGCGCCGACGCCATCCGCGCCTCCGCCCCTGACGGCTCCGTCCGCCACCTCGTCCCCTGGTTCGCCGACACCCCCGACGCCCGCCTCTCCCTGTCCCGCACCGAGGCCGACGCGGAGATCGGCGGAGGGCCGCTGCGGATCTCGGCGAAACTGCGTTCCCTGCGCCCCGGCGACGTGAGCGGCGCGCTCCGCGCGAAGGCGCCGAAGGGCATCGCGGTGCGGGTCCCCGCCCGGTCGACGCTGCCGCGCGGTACGGACGTCGACGTGCCGGTGGACATCACGGTCCCGGCCGGCACGCGCGCGGGCACGTACGACATCCCCCTGACCTTCGGCGACGAGACCCGCACGGTCTCCGTCCGCGCCTTCCCGCGGACGGCGGGCCCCGACCTGGCGCGCGGCGCGAAGGCGTCGTCGTCGGGCGACGAGACGAAGGACTTCCCGGCGTCGGCGGCGGTCGACGGCGACCCGGAGACCCGCTGGTCGTCACCGGCCGAGGACGGCGCGTGGTGGCAGGCGGAGCTCGCGGAGCCGGTGCGGCTCGGGCAGGTCGTGCTGCGCTGGCAGGACGCGTACGCGGCGGGCTACCGCGTGCAGACGTCGGCCGACGGCAGGACCTGGCGGACGGCGGCGACCGTGCGGGACGGCAGGGGCGGCCGCGAGTCGGTCCGCATGGACGCGCGCGACACCCGCTTCATCCGCGTGCAGGGCGACCGACGGGCCACGCGCTTCGGCTACTCGCTCTGGTCCGTGGAGGCGTACGCGGTCGCTGACAAGTAG
- a CDS encoding HNH endonuclease, with protein sequence MPHVLVLNASYEPLGVVPLRRALVLVLENKALCLEESGAFMHSATRTVPAPSVVRLKRFVRVPYRGPVPLTRRALFARDGGRCMYCGGVATSVDHVIPKSRGGQHAWDNVVASCRRCNHVKADRHLMELGWRLRHKPAPPSGLAWRIIGTGHRDPRWLPYLQPFGADDAMARIDGISA encoded by the coding sequence GTGCCGCATGTCCTGGTCCTCAACGCGTCGTACGAGCCCCTCGGCGTCGTACCGCTCCGCCGCGCGCTCGTCCTCGTCCTGGAGAACAAGGCTCTCTGCCTCGAGGAATCCGGCGCCTTCATGCACAGCGCAACGCGCACCGTCCCCGCACCCAGCGTGGTCCGCCTCAAGCGGTTCGTCCGGGTCCCCTACCGAGGGCCCGTCCCGCTGACCCGGCGGGCGCTGTTCGCCCGCGACGGCGGCCGGTGCATGTACTGCGGTGGCGTCGCAACCAGCGTCGACCACGTCATTCCGAAGAGCCGAGGCGGCCAGCACGCCTGGGACAACGTGGTGGCTTCCTGCCGCCGCTGCAACCACGTCAAGGCCGACCGGCACCTCATGGAGCTCGGCTGGCGCCTGAGGCACAAGCCCGCGCCGCCCTCGGGCCTCGCGTGGCGCATCATCGGGACCGGACATAGGGATCCGCGCTGGCTGCCGTACTTGCAGCCGTTCGGCGCGGACGACGCGATGGCTCGGATCGACGGCATTTCCGCCTAG
- a CDS encoding mechanosensitive ion channel family protein yields the protein MAVLRSPGRPRYLEVPAVFLSVLSAAGTDPDDPQKTKPPTLEDAQESATNAASWVEQNWSTWLGIGLRIVLIVAIAVVLRVIVRRAITKLIDRMNRTAQAVDGTALGGLLVNVERRRQRSQAIGSVLRSVASFLILGTAGLMVLGTFEINLAPLLASAGVAGVAIGFGARNLVTDFLSGVFMILEDQYGVGDSIDAGVASGEVIEVGLRVTKLRGDNGEIWYVRNGEVKRIGNLSQGWSTAGVDVTVRPDEDLDKVKATLAEVGESIAKDEPWNERLWGPVEILGLDSVLLDSMVVRVSAKTMPGQSLGVERELRWRIKRAFDEAGIRIVGGLPLALQEDAADPSAAVAAPSAYASATSPQSLAASPIPPPPPNLSK from the coding sequence ATGGCGGTCCTTCGTTCACCGGGCAGGCCGCGATACCTGGAGGTACCTGCCGTGTTCTTGTCCGTCCTGTCGGCAGCCGGAACGGACCCGGACGACCCGCAAAAGACCAAGCCGCCCACGCTCGAGGACGCTCAGGAGAGCGCTACGAACGCGGCGAGCTGGGTCGAGCAGAACTGGTCCACGTGGCTCGGCATCGGCCTGCGCATCGTGCTGATCGTCGCGATAGCCGTCGTCCTGCGCGTCATCGTCCGCCGCGCCATCACCAAGCTCATAGACCGCATGAACCGCACGGCGCAGGCCGTGGACGGCACCGCGCTCGGCGGGCTCCTGGTGAACGTGGAGCGCCGCCGCCAGCGTTCGCAGGCCATCGGCTCGGTCCTGCGCTCGGTGGCGTCGTTCCTGATCCTCGGCACGGCCGGGCTCATGGTCCTCGGCACCTTCGAGATCAACCTGGCGCCGCTGCTCGCGTCCGCGGGTGTGGCGGGCGTCGCGATCGGTTTCGGCGCGCGCAACCTCGTCACCGACTTCCTGTCCGGCGTCTTCATGATCCTTGAGGACCAGTACGGCGTCGGCGACTCGATCGACGCGGGCGTGGCGTCGGGTGAGGTCATCGAGGTCGGCCTGCGCGTCACGAAGCTGCGCGGCGACAACGGCGAGATCTGGTACGTCCGCAACGGCGAGGTCAAGCGCATCGGCAACCTCTCCCAGGGCTGGTCCACGGCGGGCGTCGACGTGACGGTCCGCCCGGACGAGGACCTGGACAAGGTGAAGGCGACGCTGGCGGAGGTCGGCGAGTCCATCGCGAAGGACGAGCCGTGGAACGAGCGGCTGTGGGGCCCGGTGGAGATCCTGGGCCTGGACAGCGTCCTCCTCGACTCGATGGTGGTCCGCGTCTCCGCGAAGACGATGCCGGGCCAGTCCCTGGGTGTGGAGCGGGAGCTGCGCTGGCGCATCAAGCGGGCGTTCGACGAGGCGGGCATCCGCATCGTGGGCGGTCTGCCGCTGGCGCTGCAGGAGGACGCGGCCGATCCCTCGGCAGCCGTCGCAGCCCCCTCCGCCTACGCCTCGGCGACGTCCCCCCAGTCCCTGGCGGCATCCCCGATACCGCCCCCGCCCCCGAACCTCTCGAAGTAG
- a CDS encoding GNAT family N-acetyltransferase, which yields MEIRTTTDDDLELFVDTLHAAFGRFPETPVDGDGHWWSALEMERGLMAVGEDGRPVGTAAAHSFELTLPGGALVPAPGVTAVGVLPTHRRRGVLSAMMRHQLGELRDRGEILSVLLASEATIYGRFGYGPATFTARLTVPHAAPLAEPRAQKAVTDDAGSVDVLRRDDCGDILEDVYDRYRRTQPGALSRPHHWWERRAGQPPISPAPRYVAVHRDADGVPDGYASYSLGESGGAQLLTVDETIATDDAVFTALVRFALGHDLVSRVVFKHVPPDHPLRRQLADLRAGEVSEDTDWLWVRLLDVPRALTARGWGADGELVLDITDPFLGEHGRHALTVRDGKGECVPTDRAPDLSLDVRDLGSVYLGGTAPSTLVRAGHIRAHHPRAAALADALFRTERAPHCLHWF from the coding sequence ATGGAGATCCGCACCACCACCGACGACGACCTCGAACTCTTCGTCGACACCCTTCACGCCGCCTTCGGGCGGTTCCCCGAGACTCCGGTCGACGGCGACGGGCACTGGTGGTCGGCGCTCGAGATGGAGCGGGGACTGATGGCCGTCGGCGAGGACGGGCGGCCCGTCGGGACCGCCGCCGCGCACTCCTTCGAGCTCACCCTCCCCGGCGGCGCCCTCGTCCCCGCCCCCGGCGTGACCGCCGTCGGCGTGCTGCCCACGCACCGGCGCCGGGGCGTGCTCAGCGCGATGATGCGGCATCAGCTCGGCGAGCTGAGGGACCGCGGCGAGATCCTGTCCGTGCTGCTCGCCTCCGAGGCCACGATCTACGGAAGGTTCGGATACGGCCCCGCCACCTTCACCGCACGCCTGACCGTGCCCCACGCCGCCCCGCTCGCCGAGCCACGGGCACAGAAGGCCGTCACGGACGACGCCGGCTCCGTCGACGTCCTGCGCCGCGACGACTGCGGCGACATCCTCGAAGACGTCTACGACCGGTACCGGCGCACCCAGCCCGGCGCCCTCTCCCGGCCCCACCACTGGTGGGAACGGCGGGCCGGACAGCCCCCGATCTCGCCCGCACCGCGCTACGTCGCCGTGCACCGCGACGCCGACGGTGTCCCGGACGGGTATGCCAGTTACTCACTCGGCGAGTCCGGCGGGGCCCAGCTCCTGACCGTCGACGAGACCATCGCCACGGACGATGCCGTCTTCACCGCCCTCGTTCGGTTCGCGCTCGGGCACGATCTGGTGTCGCGGGTCGTGTTCAAGCACGTACCCCCCGACCACCCGCTGCGCCGGCAGCTCGCCGACCTCCGGGCGGGGGAGGTGAGCGAGGACACGGACTGGCTCTGGGTGCGGCTGCTCGACGTACCGCGTGCGCTGACCGCGCGCGGGTGGGGCGCCGACGGCGAGCTCGTGCTCGACATCACCGACCCGTTCCTCGGAGAGCACGGGCGCCACGCGCTGACCGTCCGGGACGGGAAGGGCGAGTGCGTTCCGACGGACCGGGCTCCCGACCTCTCCCTCGACGTACGCGACCTCGGGTCGGTCTACCTCGGCGGGACCGCCCCGAGCACTCTCGTGCGTGCCGGACACATCCGCGCCCACCACCCGCGCGCGGCCGCCCTCGCCGACGCCCTCTTCCGCACCGAGCGCGCCCCGCACTGCCTCCACTGGTTCTGA
- a CDS encoding ROK family transcriptional regulator: MATGSTPGAPGTPRVLRAMNDRAVLDLLVAHGPLTRTRIGELTGLSKPTTSQLLNRLAAAGLVHTTGSLSGRPGPNAQLYEIDPGAGHVAALSADPTGITALVADITGTVLGRERVEADAVAEDVRHRTAQLVAEAVDGALRQAGLGHDDLRAAVIGTPGAIDPHTGQLRYAPHLPGWHSRTLRDDLAAVLGTPVVIENDVNLAAVAEQHEGAAQDFDNYVLTWLDEGVGAAIVLDGTLLRGATGGAGEIGYMPLPNAPLVRGGGDGGFESLVSAYVVRELTGGGATLAEVMADDAALDEVARRIATGIAAVVAVVDPELVVLSGSVAQAGGDKLRARVEEELTGLALPRPHIRISELDGDPILTGALRSALTQARDRVFDTG, encoded by the coding sequence ATGGCAACAGGCAGTACCCCGGGCGCGCCGGGTACCCCCCGCGTCCTCCGCGCCATGAACGACCGCGCCGTACTCGATCTCCTCGTCGCCCACGGCCCCCTCACTCGCACCCGCATCGGCGAGCTGACCGGGCTGTCCAAGCCGACCACCTCGCAGCTCCTGAACCGCCTCGCCGCCGCCGGGCTCGTCCACACCACCGGCAGCCTGAGCGGCCGGCCGGGGCCCAACGCCCAGTTGTACGAGATCGACCCGGGCGCGGGGCACGTCGCCGCACTCTCCGCCGATCCCACCGGAATCACCGCCCTCGTCGCCGACATCACCGGCACCGTGCTCGGCAGGGAGCGCGTGGAGGCCGACGCCGTCGCCGAGGACGTCCGGCACCGCACCGCCCAGCTCGTCGCCGAGGCCGTCGACGGCGCCCTGCGTCAGGCGGGGCTCGGTCACGACGATCTGCGCGCCGCCGTCATCGGCACCCCCGGCGCCATCGACCCGCACACAGGCCAGCTCCGGTACGCCCCCCACCTGCCCGGCTGGCACTCGCGGACGCTGCGCGACGACCTCGCCGCCGTCCTCGGCACGCCGGTGGTCATCGAGAACGACGTGAACCTCGCCGCGGTCGCCGAGCAGCACGAGGGCGCCGCCCAGGACTTCGACAACTACGTGCTGACCTGGCTCGACGAAGGCGTCGGCGCCGCCATCGTGCTCGACGGCACCCTGCTGCGCGGCGCGACCGGCGGCGCGGGCGAGATCGGGTACATGCCCCTGCCCAACGCTCCGCTGGTGCGCGGCGGCGGTGACGGAGGCTTCGAGAGTCTCGTCTCCGCGTACGTCGTACGTGAGCTCACCGGCGGCGGCGCGACCCTGGCGGAGGTGATGGCCGACGACGCCGCGCTCGACGAGGTCGCCCGCCGCATCGCCACCGGCATCGCCGCGGTCGTCGCCGTCGTCGACCCCGAACTCGTCGTGCTCTCCGGTTCCGTCGCCCAGGCGGGCGGCGACAAGCTGCGCGCCCGGGTCGAGGAGGAGCTCACCGGACTCGCGCTGCCCCGCCCGCACATCCGCATCAGCGAACTCGACGGCGACCCGATCCTCACCGGCGCCCTGCGCTCCGCCCTCACCCAGGCCCGCGACCGGGTCTTCGACACGGGCTGA
- a CDS encoding ABC transporter substrate-binding protein, producing MPRWRMPTCASAALAAAGLLLSGCANPSVGSANDDPTKPVTLKFWHGWATPGEVKAVNDSIDRFEKLHPNIHVKATGNVSDETINQALRAGGDKAPDVVSSFTTNNVGQYCDSGMWADLDPFMKKTGLDKHKTFPKTLLDYTSYRGNQCALPLLADAFGMYYNKDAFDEAGIERPPRTMSEFEKVAEKLTVRSGKSSYKRVGFMPNFRFYQNSPDRLFAQWGPKYFDADGDSRLADEPSTYKFFKTATRLADAQGGFDDLERFRMTFGDEMSSQNAFLTQKVAMHLDGEWRGLMLNEAKADFNWDVAPLPVPDDQADTYGRGFITGTVAGIAHSSKHQNAAWELVRFLTADTKQVVHFANDIHNVPSTFAALKSPDLDADPTFRTFFDILENKHSKALPPSVNGGAYVVSLGDFAYGVEAGRTRDLRKGLKKLDEQIDADTLQSKS from the coding sequence ATGCCGCGATGGCGCATGCCCACCTGCGCGTCCGCGGCGCTCGCCGCAGCCGGCCTGTTGCTCTCCGGCTGCGCCAACCCGAGCGTCGGCAGCGCGAACGACGACCCGACGAAACCGGTCACCCTGAAGTTCTGGCACGGCTGGGCGACGCCCGGCGAGGTCAAGGCCGTGAACGACAGCATCGACCGGTTCGAGAAGCTGCACCCGAACATCCACGTGAAGGCCACCGGGAACGTCTCCGACGAGACCATCAACCAGGCCCTGCGGGCGGGCGGCGACAAGGCGCCGGACGTGGTGTCCTCGTTCACCACCAACAACGTGGGCCAGTACTGCGACTCCGGGATGTGGGCGGACCTCGACCCGTTCATGAAGAAGACCGGCCTCGACAAGCACAAGACGTTCCCCAAGACGCTGCTCGACTACACGAGCTACCGCGGCAACCAGTGCGCGCTGCCGCTGCTCGCGGACGCCTTCGGGATGTACTACAACAAGGACGCCTTCGACGAGGCGGGCATCGAGCGGCCGCCCCGCACGATGTCCGAGTTCGAGAAGGTCGCCGAAAAGCTGACCGTGCGGAGCGGGAAGAGCTCGTACAAGCGGGTCGGGTTCATGCCCAACTTCCGCTTCTACCAGAACAGTCCGGATCGGCTCTTCGCCCAGTGGGGACCGAAGTACTTCGATGCCGATGGTGATTCCCGGCTCGCCGACGAGCCGTCCACCTACAAGTTCTTCAAGACCGCCACGCGGCTCGCCGATGCCCAGGGCGGGTTCGACGACCTCGAGCGGTTCCGGATGACCTTCGGCGACGAGATGTCCAGCCAGAACGCCTTCCTGACCCAGAAGGTCGCCATGCACCTCGACGGCGAGTGGCGCGGGCTGATGCTGAACGAGGCGAAGGCCGACTTCAACTGGGACGTGGCGCCGCTGCCCGTCCCGGACGACCAGGCCGACACGTACGGGCGCGGCTTCATCACCGGCACCGTCGCCGGCATCGCGCACAGCAGCAAGCACCAGAACGCCGCCTGGGAGCTCGTGCGGTTCCTGACCGCGGACACGAAGCAGGTCGTGCACTTCGCGAACGACATCCACAACGTGCCCTCCACGTTCGCCGCGCTCAAATCGCCCGACCTGGACGCCGACCCGACCTTCCGGACCTTCTTCGACATCCTGGAGAACAAGCACAGCAAGGCCCTGCCGCCCTCCGTCAACGGCGGCGCGTACGTCGTCTCGCTGGGGGACTTCGCCTACGGCGTCGAGGCCGGGCGCACCCGCGACCTGCGCAAGGGCCTGAAGAAGCTCGACGAGCAGATCGACGCCGACACCCTCCAGTCGAAGAGCTGA